In Stegostoma tigrinum isolate sSteTig4 chromosome 7, sSteTig4.hap1, whole genome shotgun sequence, one genomic interval encodes:
- the LOC125454499 gene encoding secreted phosphoprotein 24-like isoform X1 has protein sequence MKAFLLTIAAVQILHCSGIPSPKDALRASIIKLNQITETSNLYGITRRRVKDIYHTGKLSYNVDLTFSVKETICSKDSGLEFDDPSCYFHPKKTAEKGLCKSHVEYFANEVVDIDVQCQGLKMVDSNGDSLESNENSNEVNTRSKQISTEESLDWKSKSTETSLEDTPNLSIDELNIKSSERSLDMSSNEYYDDSRSRH, from the exons ATGAAAGCCTTCCTCCTCACCATTGCTGCAGTGCAGATTCTCCACTGCTCAG GAATACCGAGCCCAAAGGATGCACTGAGGGCATCTATCATTAAATTGAACCAAATCACTGAGACCAGCAATCTGTATGGGATAACCAGGAGAAGAGTGAAGGAT ATTTATCACACAGGAAAACTGTCGTACAATGTGGATTTAACATTCTCTGTGAAAGAAACCATCTGCTCCAAGGATTCTGGACTGGAATTTGATGATCCCAGCTGTTACTTCCATCCTAAAAAGACTGCA GAGAAAGGTTTGTGCAaaagccatgttgaatattttgctAATGAGGTCGTTGACATTGATGTACAGTGTCAAGGGTTGAAGATGGTTGACAGCAACGGTGACTCATTAGAATCAAATGAAAACAGCAATGAG GTCAACACCAGATCAAAACAGATATCAACTGAAGAATCATTGGAT TGGAAAAGCAAATCAACAGAGACATCTCTCGAGGACACTCCAAATTTGAGCATCGATGAG ttgaaTATTAAGTCGTCAGAAAGATCACTCGATATGTCCTCAAAT GAATACTACGATGATTCAAGATCCCGACACTAA
- the LOC125454499 gene encoding secreted phosphoprotein 24-like isoform X2, which produces MKAFLLTIAAVQILHCSGIPSPKDALRASIIKLNQITETSNLYGITRRRVKDIYHTGKLSYNVDLTFSVKETICSKDSGLEFDDPSCYFHPKKTAEKGLCKSHVEYFANEVVDIDVQCQGLKMVDSNGDSLESNENSNEVNTRSKQISTEESLDWKSKSTETSLEDTPNLSIDEEYYDDSRSRH; this is translated from the exons ATGAAAGCCTTCCTCCTCACCATTGCTGCAGTGCAGATTCTCCACTGCTCAG GAATACCGAGCCCAAAGGATGCACTGAGGGCATCTATCATTAAATTGAACCAAATCACTGAGACCAGCAATCTGTATGGGATAACCAGGAGAAGAGTGAAGGAT ATTTATCACACAGGAAAACTGTCGTACAATGTGGATTTAACATTCTCTGTGAAAGAAACCATCTGCTCCAAGGATTCTGGACTGGAATTTGATGATCCCAGCTGTTACTTCCATCCTAAAAAGACTGCA GAGAAAGGTTTGTGCAaaagccatgttgaatattttgctAATGAGGTCGTTGACATTGATGTACAGTGTCAAGGGTTGAAGATGGTTGACAGCAACGGTGACTCATTAGAATCAAATGAAAACAGCAATGAG GTCAACACCAGATCAAAACAGATATCAACTGAAGAATCATTGGAT TGGAAAAGCAAATCAACAGAGACATCTCTCGAGGACACTCCAAATTTGAGCATCGATGAG GAATACTACGATGATTCAAGATCCCGACACTAA